A genomic segment from Agromyces sp. CF514 encodes:
- a CDS encoding nucleoside hydrolase has translation MGIPVIVDCDPGHDDVFALWLAAGHPSLDLLAVTTVGGNVPLEHTSRNARIVLSVAGVVDVPVAAGAAGPLVRELVTAEWIHGENGLGGPVLPEPTVPLDPRSATELMTDVLEASSEPVAIIATGPITNVAVLLRDRPELASRIREIVWMGGSTERGNATPYAEFNALVDPEALDLVLRSGIRFTMVGLNVTHRALVTPTVRASLAAVGTRTSAFGDELLEFFCRTNDEVFGMPDGPLHDPVAVAVLADPASVAVRHTRLDVELVGTETTGATSADFDGMLAREPNAWVAVDLDVERFWAGVADAVARLA, from the coding sequence ATGGGCATCCCCGTCATCGTCGACTGCGATCCGGGCCACGACGACGTCTTCGCACTGTGGCTCGCGGCCGGGCATCCGTCGCTCGACCTGCTGGCCGTCACGACCGTCGGCGGCAACGTGCCGCTCGAGCACACGAGCCGCAACGCGCGCATCGTGCTCTCGGTCGCAGGGGTGGTCGACGTGCCGGTGGCGGCCGGCGCCGCGGGTCCGCTCGTGCGCGAGCTCGTGACAGCCGAATGGATCCACGGCGAGAACGGCCTCGGCGGCCCGGTGCTGCCCGAACCGACCGTGCCGTTGGACCCGCGCTCGGCGACCGAGCTCATGACCGACGTGCTCGAGGCCTCCTCGGAGCCCGTCGCGATCATCGCGACCGGGCCGATCACGAACGTCGCGGTCCTGCTGCGCGACCGCCCGGAGCTCGCCTCGCGCATCCGGGAGATCGTGTGGATGGGCGGCTCGACCGAGCGCGGCAACGCCACGCCGTACGCCGAGTTCAACGCGCTCGTGGATCCCGAGGCGCTCGACCTGGTGCTGCGCAGCGGCATCCGCTTCACGATGGTCGGACTCAACGTGACGCACCGCGCGCTCGTGACGCCGACCGTGCGGGCGAGCCTCGCGGCGGTCGGCACGCGTACGTCGGCGTTCGGCGACGAGCTGCTCGAGTTCTTCTGCCGCACGAACGACGAGGTGTTCGGCATGCCGGACGGTCCGCTGCACGACCCGGTCGCGGTGGCCGTGCTCGCCGACCCGGCATCCGTCGCGGTTCGGCACACGCGCCTCGACGTGGAGCTCGTGGGCACCGAGACCACGGGCGCCACGAGCGCCGACTTCGACGGCATGCTCGCGCGCGAGCCGAACGCCTGGGTCGCGGTCGACCTCGACGTCGAGCGGTTCTGGGCGGGCGTCGCCGACGCGGTCGCGCGCCTCGCCTGA